A genomic window from Candidatus Terasakiella magnetica includes:
- the ybeY gene encoding rRNA maturation RNase YbeY, which yields MILGELDITRGDEAWLACDELITAAVKAALETCDQDTNGRACELSILLSDNDQVQELNREYREKDKPTNVLSFPALECEAPGELVLEPGPLHLGDIILAHGVVEVEAREQKITMEDHLTHLILHGVLHLLGYDHIEDEEAEVMESLEIALLKDFGIANPYASEAE from the coding sequence ATGATCTTGGGTGAGTTGGATATCACCCGTGGTGATGAGGCATGGCTTGCCTGTGATGAGTTGATCACAGCAGCGGTAAAAGCCGCCCTTGAAACCTGTGATCAAGATACAAATGGTCGTGCGTGTGAGCTCAGTATTTTGCTTAGCGATAATGATCAGGTCCAAGAGCTAAATCGGGAATATCGCGAAAAAGACAAGCCAACCAATGTGCTGTCTTTTCCCGCCCTTGAATGTGAAGCCCCCGGTGAGCTGGTGCTTGAGCCCGGTCCTTTGCATTTAGGCGATATTATTTTGGCCCATGGTGTGGTTGAGGTAGAAGCGCGTGAGCAAAAAATCACCATGGAGGATCATTTAACTCATCTGATCTTGCACGGTGTGTTGCATCTGTTGGGCTATGATCATATCGAGGATGAAGAAGCCGAAGTGATGGAAAGCCTAGAAATTGCGCTTTTAAAAGATTTTGGCATTGCGAACCCCTATGCATCTGAGGCAGAGTAA
- a CDS encoding PhoH family protein, translating into MSDEINLTLDFEDNGLLPDLFGEHNRNLARLEQMLDVTIHERGNQLIVVGDPENVNRTKDVLQSLYQRLKNDMVVGSAEVDGAIRMAIDGDQAPHVQETKKKSKAALPDTAMVVKTRKKHISPRSPLQAEYLRSIDTCELVFGVGPAGTGKTYLAVAKAVEALTTGGVDRIILSRPAVEAGEQLGFLPGDMQEKVDPYLRPIYDALYDMMPQDQVEKRMERGEIEIAPLAFMRGRTLSNAFVILDEAQNTTAVQMKMFLTRLGEGSHMVVTGDLSQVDLPHGVRSGLRDALETLDGVKGVGAIRFGEKDVVRHRLVKRIVEAYDTAEKNREDAEIYEKPRKRRYKK; encoded by the coding sequence GTGAGTGACGAAATTAATCTGACATTGGATTTTGAAGACAATGGCTTATTGCCGGATCTTTTTGGCGAACATAACCGCAATCTGGCTCGTCTTGAACAAATGTTGGATGTCACTATTCATGAACGCGGCAATCAATTAATCGTTGTGGGCGACCCTGAAAATGTCAACCGCACCAAGGATGTACTGCAAAGTCTCTATCAGCGTTTGAAAAACGATATGGTTGTGGGCTCTGCTGAAGTGGATGGCGCTATTCGCATGGCTATTGATGGCGATCAGGCCCCACATGTTCAAGAAACCAAGAAAAAGAGTAAAGCTGCCTTGCCCGATACGGCGATGGTGGTCAAAACGCGCAAAAAACATATTTCACCGCGCTCACCCTTACAGGCGGAATATTTACGTTCCATTGATACCTGTGAGCTGGTTTTTGGTGTTGGGCCTGCGGGTACGGGTAAAACATATTTAGCCGTTGCCAAGGCGGTTGAAGCACTTACCACAGGCGGAGTGGACCGTATTATCTTATCACGCCCTGCTGTAGAAGCGGGAGAGCAACTGGGGTTTTTACCCGGGGATATGCAGGAAAAAGTCGATCCGTATTTGCGCCCAATTTATGATGCGCTTTACGATATGATGCCACAAGACCAAGTGGAAAAACGCATGGAGCGCGGCGAAATTGAAATCGCACCGCTGGCCTTTATGCGCGGACGTACCCTATCTAACGCCTTTGTGATTTTGGATGAAGCGCAAAATACCACTGCGGTGCAGATGAAGATGTTTTTGACCCGTTTGGGCGAAGGCTCCCACATGGTGGTGACAGGGGATTTATCCCAAGTTGATCTGCCCCATGGGGTGCGCTCGGGCTTGCGTGATGCGCTTGAAACCTTGGATGGGGTTAAAGGGGTTGGCGCTATTCGCTTTGGTGAAAAAGATGTGGTGCGCCATCGTTTGGTCAAACGCATTGTTGAAGCCTATGATACGGCAGAAAAGAACCGTGAAGATGCGGAAATTTATGAAAAGCCCCGCAAACGCAGGTATAAAAAATGA